Proteins encoded together in one Halogranum gelatinilyticum window:
- a CDS encoding right-handed parallel beta-helix repeat-containing protein — protein MTGTHSGQEEDGETDRRTLLKGIALGSLGTAGIFGGLGAADGTVGGAVDDVAGGLLGDDSHDGHDSHHVLALVPRDAVTHTASGGQWADATTWGDETPTDGARVHVPAETTLTLTSTTARLQTLRVDGTLRVDPETAARLLVETLVVTGSGRLELGSEETPAQDTVVTFLDSGAIDESDDPERIGRGLLTLPGATVRVRGVEKTSFLELASAPTSGDDELRLAAEPTGWTAGDTVVLPGLSPDRDEDEEREVVAVDGTSVRLDEPLEYDHIPPKSSLPSYVVSLSRTVRLASENDRTKRRGHVMFMSRDVDVVGAEFSDLGRTDKSRPVTDPANGVPPKDAESNPQARYACHFHRTGPTVGDPRVVRDCVVRGSPGWGYVNHDSHVRFEDNVSYQVFGAGFVAEIGTEAGTFKRNFALRSHGSGSVPDGRQFREGDEGAIDDFGHGGYGFWFQGPGVAVEGNVAAGHRHHGFVYWTRAKPDREVPPGELGGVTGELANFPVERIENQPDLVDSDEVDDGMVPSSLVKFRSFRDNTVFASGGGLDISRHRFGAHHDRLDEYSVVDGFLAFNIGRHYSQWDHLRVPNSRGAQGGYNGVSVRYSANVRIRDAHLVAGDGAGRGVGINRNHAPSNVRVEDSTVEGFTVGVRAAPRGESPVTGVLDNEVDVQVIGGTTDRRWTPAQQVDVEAEFGEGGRTNLYLSAEFDDDLYGLFSPEGGVTLNGEGVYFAEQAADYVPFPTRADLDATEKDSLSALTDVAPRKLVGKSNAELYEEYGLAVEGSVLPESAGTDAAVEGGYVAGAADGSRRTEWPGSDTGSALLAQARSTEGSLSEVGRLRQGERLTVYGEDTVQTLPGKYAGLAYVRPEEEDADAERPTALQLSVTAPATVYVAYDAETRPDWLSSWRDTGDTVGTTDGKRRVYAREVDAGTVRLGGCPDTHRMYTPFVEGR, from the coding sequence ATGACGGGCACACACTCCGGGCAGGAGGAAGACGGCGAGACGGATCGACGGACGTTGTTGAAGGGAATCGCACTGGGGAGCCTCGGCACCGCGGGCATCTTCGGCGGTCTGGGAGCCGCCGACGGTACGGTGGGCGGCGCGGTCGACGACGTCGCAGGGGGTCTCCTCGGCGACGACAGTCACGACGGCCACGACAGCCACCACGTGCTGGCTCTCGTTCCGCGCGACGCCGTGACCCACACCGCGAGCGGTGGGCAGTGGGCCGACGCGACGACGTGGGGAGACGAGACACCGACCGACGGCGCGCGGGTCCACGTGCCCGCGGAGACGACGCTCACACTCACGTCGACGACGGCGCGGCTGCAGACCCTCCGCGTCGACGGGACGCTCCGCGTCGACCCCGAGACGGCGGCGCGCCTCCTCGTCGAAACGCTCGTCGTCACCGGCAGCGGCCGACTCGAACTCGGGAGTGAGGAGACTCCGGCACAGGACACCGTCGTCACGTTCCTCGACTCGGGAGCCATCGACGAGTCCGACGACCCCGAACGCATCGGCCGGGGCCTGCTCACCCTGCCGGGTGCGACGGTCCGGGTCCGGGGCGTCGAGAAGACATCCTTCCTCGAACTGGCGAGCGCGCCGACGAGCGGTGACGACGAACTGCGCCTCGCGGCCGAACCGACCGGTTGGACCGCCGGCGACACGGTCGTCCTCCCGGGACTCTCACCCGACCGCGACGAGGACGAGGAGCGCGAGGTCGTCGCCGTCGACGGCACGAGCGTCCGCCTCGACGAACCACTGGAGTACGACCACATCCCACCCAAGTCCAGTCTCCCGAGCTACGTCGTCAGCCTCTCGCGAACCGTCCGCTTGGCGTCCGAGAACGACCGGACGAAACGGCGCGGCCACGTGATGTTCATGAGTCGCGACGTCGACGTCGTCGGTGCGGAGTTCTCGGACCTCGGCCGGACCGACAAGTCCCGCCCCGTCACCGACCCGGCCAACGGCGTTCCCCCGAAAGACGCCGAGTCGAACCCCCAAGCCCGCTACGCCTGTCACTTTCATCGAACTGGCCCGACCGTCGGCGACCCCCGCGTCGTCCGCGACTGTGTCGTCCGGGGCAGCCCCGGCTGGGGCTACGTCAACCACGACAGCCACGTCCGGTTCGAGGACAACGTCTCCTACCAGGTGTTCGGTGCGGGCTTCGTCGCCGAGATCGGGACCGAAGCAGGGACGTTCAAACGGAACTTCGCGCTCCGGTCGCACGGTTCGGGTAGCGTCCCGGACGGTCGACAGTTCCGCGAAGGGGACGAAGGAGCCATCGACGACTTCGGCCATGGCGGCTACGGCTTCTGGTTTCAGGGCCCCGGCGTCGCCGTCGAGGGGAACGTCGCCGCCGGCCACCGTCACCACGGCTTCGTCTACTGGACCCGCGCCAAGCCGGACCGGGAGGTCCCCCCGGGCGAACTCGGTGGCGTCACCGGCGAGTTAGCCAACTTCCCCGTCGAGCGCATCGAGAACCAGCCCGACCTCGTCGACTCAGACGAGGTCGACGACGGCATGGTCCCGTCGAGTCTGGTGAAGTTCCGGTCGTTCCGCGACAACACCGTCTTCGCCTCCGGCGGCGGGCTCGACATCTCGCGGCACCGCTTCGGCGCACACCACGACCGACTGGACGAGTACAGCGTCGTCGACGGATTTCTCGCATTTAACATCGGCCGCCACTACAGCCAGTGGGACCATCTCAGAGTTCCCAACAGCCGCGGTGCGCAGGGTGGCTACAACGGGGTCTCGGTCCGGTACAGCGCGAACGTCCGGATTCGAGACGCCCACCTCGTCGCGGGCGACGGCGCGGGTCGCGGGGTCGGAATAAATCGAAATCACGCGCCGAGCAACGTCCGCGTGGAGGACTCGACGGTCGAGGGCTTCACGGTCGGCGTCCGGGCCGCACCACGAGGCGAGAGCCCCGTCACGGGCGTCCTCGACAACGAGGTCGACGTGCAGGTAATCGGAGGGACGACCGACCGGCGGTGGACGCCCGCCCAACAGGTCGACGTCGAGGCCGAGTTCGGCGAGGGGGGCCGGACAAACCTCTATCTCTCGGCCGAGTTCGACGACGACCTCTACGGCCTGTTCTCGCCGGAGGGTGGCGTCACGCTGAACGGCGAGGGGGTCTACTTCGCCGAACAGGCGGCCGACTACGTCCCGTTCCCCACCCGCGCCGACCTCGACGCCACGGAGAAAGATTCGCTGTCGGCACTCACCGACGTCGCCCCGCGGAAACTGGTCGGGAAGTCGAACGCAGAGCTGTACGAGGAGTACGGCCTCGCCGTCGAGGGGTCCGTCCTCCCGGAGAGTGCCGGTACGGACGCGGCCGTCGAAGGCGGCTACGTCGCGGGCGCGGCCGACGGCAGCCGACGAACCGAGTGGCCGGGCAGCGACACCGGGTCAGCGTTGCTCGCGCAGGCTCGCTCCACCGAGGGGTCGCTCTCGGAGGTCGGCCGGTTGCGACAGGGCGAGCGGCTGACCGTCTACGGCGAGGACACTGTCCAGACGCTACCCGGGAAGTACGCTGGTCTCGCGTACGTCAGACCCGAGGAAGAAGACGCCGACGCCGAGCGTCCCACGGCACTCCAGCTCTCCGTGACCGCGCCGGCAACGGTCTACGTCGCCTACGACGCCGAGACGCGGCCGGACTGGCTCTCGTCGTGGCGCGACACCGGCGACACGGTCGGGACGACCGACGGGAAGCGTCGGGTCTACGCCCGCGAAGTCGACGCCGGAACCGTCCGACTCGGCGGCTGTCCGGACACCCACCGGATGTACACGCCGTTCGTCGAAGGGCGGTAG
- a CDS encoding DUF4112 domain-containing protein, which translates to MSSPDDVRDALGPDLAAELPDTVDAATIERLRRVAYVLDELVRVPGTNFRFGVDPVLGTLPVVGDVLSAGVSLYVVLESARLGVSYTTLLRMLANVGVDAAVGSIPLVGGLFDAVWKVNKRNLGLALADLTDGAVDLDDLDALDDLSDTTNDETGGSEASEPVVIDVEDASE; encoded by the coding sequence ATGAGCAGCCCAGACGACGTCCGTGACGCGCTCGGTCCCGACCTCGCCGCCGAACTCCCCGACACGGTCGACGCGGCCACCATCGAACGGCTCCGCCGGGTCGCCTACGTGCTCGACGAGCTCGTGCGTGTCCCCGGGACGAACTTCCGCTTCGGTGTCGACCCCGTCCTCGGCACGCTCCCGGTCGTCGGCGACGTGCTCTCGGCGGGCGTCTCGCTGTACGTCGTCCTCGAATCCGCGCGGCTCGGCGTGTCCTACACGACGCTCCTGCGAATGCTGGCGAACGTCGGCGTCGACGCCGCCGTCGGCTCGATTCCGCTCGTCGGCGGTCTCTTCGACGCCGTCTGGAAGGTCAACAAGCGCAACCTCGGACTCGCGCTCGCCGACCTGACCGACGGTGCCGTCGACCTCGACGACCTCGACGCGCTCGACGATCTCAGTGATACCACGAACGACGAGACCGGCGGCTCCGAGGCGTCGGAGCCGGTCGTCATCGACGTCGAGGACGCGTCGGAGTGA